The following proteins are co-located in the Pedobacter sp. FW305-3-2-15-E-R2A2 genome:
- a CDS encoding RtcB family protein: MNNILNGDDLIKRGYAPGKILGLALSLTENKFEELSKEALINLLVEVKAKAEAFLDDKILGELATAIIEADAVPVDDTIALSAQAAVYTVYGSDQIEEGARKQMNIAMRLPVSVAGALMPDAHQGYGLPIGGVLATRNAIIPYGVGVDIGCRMALSVFDISESHFHAHEAQFKRELIAHTKFGAGHGFHGRYKADHEVLDRETFNLTPMIKNLHDKAYSQLGSSGGGNHFVEWGIIEFEKDDEILTIPKGKYLALLTHSGSRGFGATVAGYYTKLAKELCKLPQEAANLAYLDMNSEAGQEYWLAMNLAGDYASACHEVIHKKLTKAIGAEVLATVENHHNFAWKEIWNGEEVIVHRKGATPAGKGVMGIIPGSMTAPGFLVRGKGETAAINSASHGAGRLMSRTKAIKNISKDQMRAILKEHEVTLIGAGLDEAPMAYKDINLVMDAQKELVDVVARFSPKIVRMADDGSRED, from the coding sequence ATGAACAATATATTAAATGGAGATGACCTGATTAAAAGAGGTTATGCTCCCGGAAAAATACTCGGACTTGCCTTAAGTCTGACAGAAAATAAATTTGAAGAACTAAGCAAAGAAGCGCTGATCAACCTGTTGGTGGAAGTAAAGGCGAAAGCAGAAGCGTTCCTGGATGATAAAATCCTTGGGGAACTGGCTACAGCCATTATTGAAGCAGATGCTGTACCAGTAGATGACACCATTGCCCTGTCAGCACAAGCAGCAGTTTATACCGTCTATGGGAGTGATCAAATAGAAGAAGGCGCCAGGAAACAAATGAATATCGCGATGAGGTTACCGGTGAGTGTTGCCGGAGCATTAATGCCGGATGCGCATCAGGGATATGGTTTGCCGATAGGCGGTGTTTTAGCGACGCGTAATGCAATTATACCTTATGGAGTGGGTGTTGACATCGGTTGTAGAATGGCCTTGTCTGTATTCGATATTTCAGAGAGCCATTTCCATGCGCATGAAGCTCAGTTCAAAAGAGAACTGATTGCACATACCAAATTTGGGGCAGGACATGGTTTTCATGGACGATATAAAGCAGATCATGAGGTCCTGGATCGCGAAACGTTTAACCTTACGCCAATGATCAAAAACCTGCACGACAAAGCTTATTCTCAATTGGGAAGCTCCGGAGGTGGAAATCACTTTGTGGAATGGGGAATCATCGAGTTTGAGAAAGACGACGAGATCTTAACCATTCCTAAGGGAAAATACCTCGCCTTGCTAACGCATTCAGGTTCCCGCGGATTTGGGGCAACGGTAGCGGGATATTACACCAAACTGGCTAAGGAATTGTGTAAGCTTCCGCAAGAGGCGGCAAATCTGGCTTATCTGGATATGAATTCTGAAGCCGGACAAGAATATTGGCTGGCGATGAACCTTGCCGGAGATTATGCCTCTGCCTGTCATGAGGTGATCCATAAAAAACTGACTAAGGCCATTGGTGCAGAAGTGCTGGCTACGGTAGAAAACCACCATAATTTTGCCTGGAAAGAGATCTGGAACGGAGAAGAAGTGATTGTTCACCGTAAAGGAGCTACCCCTGCTGGTAAAGGCGTAATGGGAATTATTCCGGGCTCTATGACCGCTCCGGGATTTCTGGTCCGCGGAAAAGGAGAGACTGCTGCCATTAACTCTGCCTCTCATGGTGCAGGGAGATTAATGAGCCGAACAAAAGCCATTAAAAACATCTCCAAAGATCAAATGAGGGCGATTTTGAAGGAACACGAAGTGACCTTGATTGGAGCAGGATTAGACGAGGCACCGATGGCTTATAAAGACATCAACCTTGTGATGGATGCTCAAAAAGAGCTCGTGGATGTGGTGGCCAGGTTCAGTCCGAAGATCGTCCGTATGGCCGATGATGGAAGCCGGGAGGATTAA
- a CDS encoding nucleotidyltransferase domain-containing protein translates to MTIQDLKDKGLLLFECVSGSRSYGLATATSDRDLKGVYYLPKSEFYGLTYTPQISNESNDEVYYELGRYVELLIKNNPNMLEMLASPEEMILYKHPVMDKLNTAMFLSKLCRDTFAGYAITQIRKAKGLKKKIVNPLPKERATVLDFCFILAGYNALSLRDWLKTQGYKQEQCGLINIPHSRGLFALFYDEEENLGYKGIATNVLANELSLSSVPKGEKEMAYLQFNQDSYSSYCKEYREYWDWVAKRNEERYLNNLEHGKDYDAKNMMHTIRLLQVAEELLRTAELRIKRPNRAELLSIKSGHYSYDELQKMAEELIVQIDLAYKKSDLPEAPDAEALEKVLIAMRTELYH, encoded by the coding sequence ATGACGATACAAGACCTAAAGGATAAAGGCCTGTTGCTTTTTGAATGTGTTAGCGGAAGCCGGTCCTATGGATTAGCTACCGCGACCTCTGACAGGGATCTTAAAGGCGTTTATTACCTTCCAAAATCCGAATTTTATGGGTTGACTTATACCCCTCAAATCAGCAATGAAAGCAATGATGAAGTGTATTATGAATTGGGCAGATATGTAGAATTGCTGATCAAAAACAATCCTAATATGCTGGAAATGCTGGCCTCTCCGGAAGAGATGATCCTGTACAAACATCCGGTCATGGACAAATTGAATACTGCGATGTTTTTATCGAAACTATGCAGGGATACTTTTGCCGGTTATGCCATCACCCAGATCCGGAAAGCGAAAGGATTGAAAAAGAAAATCGTCAATCCGCTTCCCAAAGAAAGGGCAACGGTGTTAGACTTCTGCTTTATACTAGCAGGCTATAACGCCCTTAGCCTCCGGGATTGGTTAAAAACGCAAGGATACAAACAGGAACAATGTGGGCTGATCAATATTCCGCATTCCAGAGGTTTATTTGCTTTATTTTATGATGAGGAAGAAAACCTGGGCTATAAAGGAATCGCAACAAATGTGCTGGCAAATGAGCTTTCCTTATCCTCTGTTCCTAAAGGAGAAAAAGAAATGGCCTACCTGCAGTTTAACCAGGACAGCTACTCCAGCTATTGCAAAGAATACCGGGAATACTGGGATTGGGTAGCCAAAAGGAATGAAGAACGCTACCTCAACAACCTGGAACACGGCAAGGACTACGATGCAAAAAACATGATGCATACCATCCGTCTGCTGCAGGTAGCAGAGGAGCTCCTGCGCACAGCTGAACTCCGGATAAAGCGGCCCAACAGAGCGGAATTGCTCTCGATAAAGTCTGGTCATTATTCCTATGATGAACTGCAAAAGATGGCAGAGGAACTGATCGTACAGATAGACCTCGCTTACAAAAAAAGTGATTTACCGGAAGCTCCGGACGCTGAGGCACTGGAAAAAGTGCTCATTGCCATGAGAACGGAGTTATACCATTAG
- a CDS encoding nucleotidyltransferase domain-containing protein — protein sequence MTTTIVNRLSAIAQAHGIKILFSCESGSRGWQFPSLDSDFDVRFIYVKPVHYYLSIAERADHLSFPINDELDIYGWDLRKVLQLLRKSNTTPFEWLQSPVVYGEEGNFKALLWDLCQGYFSQRINAHHYLGIAKGAMDTVVNEDEIKIKKLFYVLRPLLSAKWCLEKNQIAPMEIGPLMDLLPKHLQTLVSDLIVFKATGKEETVIKIPAPLKSYIEEEFINCTEAAKDLSKNQFDLEGLNHFFIKIINEYDDTRPKG from the coding sequence ATGACAACAACAATCGTAAATAGACTTAGTGCAATAGCGCAAGCGCATGGTATAAAAATACTCTTCTCTTGCGAATCGGGCAGTCGGGGATGGCAATTCCCATCGCTGGACAGTGATTTTGATGTGCGGTTTATCTATGTAAAACCTGTTCATTACTACCTGTCGATAGCGGAAAGGGCAGATCACCTCAGCTTCCCTATAAACGATGAGCTGGACATCTATGGATGGGACCTGCGAAAAGTTTTGCAACTGTTAAGAAAATCCAATACCACTCCTTTTGAGTGGCTTCAATCTCCGGTTGTTTATGGAGAAGAAGGGAACTTCAAAGCCCTGTTATGGGATTTATGCCAGGGTTATTTTAGTCAGCGGATAAATGCACACCATTACCTGGGGATCGCCAAAGGTGCTATGGATACTGTCGTGAATGAGGATGAGATAAAAATAAAGAAGCTGTTTTATGTACTTCGGCCACTGCTTTCTGCAAAATGGTGTTTAGAAAAGAATCAAATCGCCCCCATGGAAATAGGCCCTTTAATGGACCTGCTTCCAAAACATTTGCAGACATTGGTAAGCGATTTGATCGTATTTAAGGCTACCGGAAAAGAAGAAACGGTGATCAAAATACCTGCGCCGTTAAAGAGTTATATAGAGGAGGAATTTATAAATTGTACCGAAGCGGCTAAAGACCTTTCTAAAAATCAATTTGACCTGGAAGGACTGAATCACTTCTTTATAAAAATAATAAACGAATATGACGATACAAGACCTAAAGGATAA
- a CDS encoding slipin family protein has protein sequence MKRVTINTNSVGLVYKNREFKSILTAGNHWLGFGETIEVYDQSKTFIASTELDVLLQNKDFANLVHLIEVKDNTLVLVYQNGNFKQVLTAGRYAFWIGLNKYTFLNADLNKYEITEDIDKSTLLKSLMQPYVRSFRIESYEAALMMVDGKFERVLEVGNYIWWNNSTLIQVLKTDLRQLNMEIAGQEILTKDKAQLRINFSVQYKVSDAIKALLENKEFEKQLYVLIQLALREFIGRLTFDELMESKEKIAQHVLTSSAANAALLGVELINCGLKDIILPGDIKEIMNQVLIAEKRAQANLITRREETASTRSLLNTAKLMEDNAMLYKLKEMEYVEKIAEKINTISLSGSGQMIDQLKQIFVK, from the coding sequence ATGAAAAGAGTAACCATTAACACCAACTCTGTGGGGTTGGTTTACAAAAACAGAGAATTTAAAAGCATATTAACCGCAGGAAACCACTGGTTAGGATTTGGAGAAACCATAGAAGTTTATGATCAGTCTAAAACTTTTATCGCTTCTACAGAGCTGGACGTCCTGTTACAAAATAAAGATTTCGCAAATCTGGTACACCTGATAGAAGTCAAAGACAACACTTTGGTTTTAGTATACCAAAACGGAAACTTCAAACAGGTCTTGACTGCCGGAAGGTATGCCTTTTGGATTGGATTGAACAAGTATACATTCCTGAATGCAGACCTGAATAAATATGAAATCACGGAAGACATTGATAAAAGCACTTTATTGAAGTCCTTGATGCAGCCTTATGTCAGATCGTTCAGAATTGAAAGCTACGAAGCCGCTTTGATGATGGTTGATGGAAAGTTTGAACGCGTATTGGAAGTAGGAAACTACATCTGGTGGAACAACAGTACCCTGATTCAGGTGTTAAAAACTGACCTGAGACAACTCAACATGGAAATCGCCGGACAGGAGATCTTAACCAAGGATAAAGCACAGTTGAGAATCAACTTCAGTGTTCAATACAAAGTATCAGATGCCATCAAAGCATTGTTGGAAAACAAAGAATTTGAGAAACAGCTGTATGTATTGATTCAGCTGGCCCTGAGAGAATTCATTGGAAGGTTAACCTTTGATGAACTGATGGAAAGCAAGGAAAAGATTGCTCAGCATGTATTAACCAGCTCCGCAGCGAACGCAGCGCTTCTGGGTGTTGAACTGATCAACTGTGGCTTGAAGGATATTATATTACCTGGTGACATCAAAGAAATCATGAATCAGGTACTGATTGCTGAAAAAAGAGCACAAGCCAACCTGATTACAAGAAGAGAGGAAACGGCCTCTACCAGAAGCTTGTTAAATACAGCAAAACTGATGGAAGATAACGCCATGTTATATAAACTGAAAGAAATGGAATATGTAGAGAAGATTGCAGAAAAGATCAATACGATCAGTTTATCCGGAAGCGGGCAAATGATCGATCAATTGAAGCAAATCTTCGTTAAATAA
- a CDS encoding WYL domain-containing protein — translation MKNRFRKWSLDDLIEKVAAVLFEYEGISSGVSKRTVQSDIQTMRSDKLGYNAPIIVTDRKYYAYSDPNYSITKAPINNNDIEKMKEIVGVLKQFNGFSYFDEMSDMIAKLENNLYKSTNQSRNCIQFESNKQLRGLQFITPLYSAILNKVPLLIEYKSFKALKAQQMIYFPYLLKEYRNRWFLIVKPKKGRILITLALDRILEFQELTKEPFIEYKGIDFDRYFDDLLGVTKSERDRAHKVILKVNKHHAPYILTKPLHHSQVLLKEDHEGIVIRIDVVLNFELEREILGFGECMKVLGPRNLASRISKRLEESAKQYKNLESSEA, via the coding sequence TTGAAGAATAGGTTCCGTAAATGGAGCCTTGATGACCTCATTGAAAAGGTTGCTGCAGTGTTATTTGAATACGAAGGAATCAGTTCAGGAGTAAGCAAACGAACCGTTCAGTCTGATATTCAAACTATGAGGAGCGATAAATTGGGCTATAATGCGCCTATCATTGTAACTGATCGAAAGTACTACGCTTACAGTGACCCTAATTACAGCATTACGAAAGCGCCCATCAATAACAACGATATTGAGAAGATGAAGGAGATCGTTGGAGTACTGAAACAATTTAATGGCTTTAGTTATTTTGATGAAATGAGCGATATGATCGCTAAGCTGGAAAATAACCTGTATAAATCTACCAACCAAAGCAGAAACTGTATTCAGTTCGAAAGCAATAAACAGCTTCGTGGCCTGCAGTTCATCACTCCTTTGTACAGTGCCATTCTGAATAAAGTGCCTTTATTGATCGAATACAAATCCTTTAAGGCATTAAAGGCGCAGCAGATGATTTACTTTCCTTACTTGTTAAAAGAATATCGGAACCGATGGTTTCTGATTGTAAAACCAAAGAAGGGGAGGATCCTGATTACACTGGCGCTAGACCGGATTCTGGAATTTCAGGAATTGACCAAAGAACCTTTTATAGAATACAAGGGGATTGATTTTGATCGCTATTTTGATGACTTGCTTGGGGTAACTAAATCTGAGAGGGACCGGGCGCATAAAGTAATTTTAAAGGTAAATAAACACCATGCGCCTTATATTCTAACCAAACCGCTGCACCACAGCCAGGTCTTACTGAAAGAAGACCATGAGGGTATTGTCATTAGAATCGATGTAGTCCTGAACTTTGAGCTGGAACGGGAGATCCTGGGTTTTGGAGAATGTATGAAAGTTCTGGGACCAAGAAATCTTGCTTCCAGAATCAGCAAAAGACTGGAAGAGTCAGCTAAGCAATATAAAAACCTGGAGTCTTCAGAAGCTTAA
- a CDS encoding RtcB family protein, giving the protein MSILKTKELSKIGYINDKARSLVINTISKNFKHHTKNQIIELLINIKNTPENYAEDEHLGKIAETFMDKVKEVNFQSYQLLQESGMLKTYGSKEIEHGAKKQMELAMSLPVVTQGALMPDAHSGYGLPIGGVLATVNAVIPYAVGVDIGCRMALSIIDEGDSFFKRYSHQMKVALKELTHFGMEGSLDIQPEHDILDSPVFKETELLKKLHGKAFRQLGTSGSGNHFVEFGEIELYDNNTLGLPAKKYIALLTHSGSRGLGANVAMHYTKIAMDTCRLPKEAKSLAWLDMNTEAGQEYWLSMNLAGDYARACHDVIHSSLLKSLGLQALAKVENHHNFAWKDKLADGKEVIVHRKGATPAHQGELGIIPGSMATAAYLVMGKGVENSLHSAAHGAGRAMSRQKAKNNTTASALKKMLATAGVTLIGGSVEENPLAYKDIERVMHAQKDLVDVHGKFFPKIVRMNRD; this is encoded by the coding sequence ATGAGCATTTTAAAAACAAAAGAACTAAGTAAAATAGGTTATATAAATGATAAAGCAAGAAGTTTAGTGATCAATACGATCTCTAAAAACTTCAAGCATCATACTAAAAACCAGATCATAGAATTATTAATAAATATTAAAAACACCCCCGAAAATTATGCAGAAGACGAACACCTTGGCAAGATTGCCGAAACCTTTATGGATAAGGTAAAGGAAGTTAATTTCCAATCTTATCAGCTGTTACAGGAAAGCGGAATGTTAAAGACTTATGGCAGCAAGGAAATTGAACATGGCGCCAAGAAACAAATGGAACTGGCGATGTCGCTTCCTGTGGTTACTCAGGGCGCTTTAATGCCGGATGCACATAGTGGCTATGGATTGCCCATTGGAGGTGTCCTGGCTACTGTTAATGCAGTTATTCCTTACGCTGTTGGCGTAGATATCGGCTGCAGAATGGCATTGAGTATTATAGATGAAGGTGATAGTTTTTTTAAACGTTATAGTCACCAGATGAAAGTGGCATTAAAAGAACTCACTCATTTTGGAATGGAAGGCTCATTAGACATCCAGCCAGAACACGATATCCTTGACAGTCCTGTTTTTAAAGAAACAGAGCTGCTCAAGAAACTTCATGGCAAGGCATTCAGGCAACTGGGCACCTCTGGCAGCGGCAATCACTTTGTAGAATTTGGCGAAATAGAGCTGTATGACAACAATACCTTAGGCTTACCCGCAAAGAAATACATAGCCTTGCTTACACATTCCGGAAGCCGGGGTTTAGGGGCTAATGTAGCCATGCACTATACCAAAATAGCCATGGACACCTGCAGGTTGCCAAAAGAAGCGAAAAGCCTGGCCTGGCTCGATATGAATACCGAAGCTGGTCAGGAATACTGGTTAAGTATGAACCTTGCTGGTGATTACGCCAGGGCTTGTCATGATGTAATTCATTCCAGTCTACTGAAATCTTTAGGCCTGCAAGCTTTGGCAAAAGTGGAAAACCATCATAATTTCGCCTGGAAAGACAAGTTGGCCGATGGAAAAGAGGTCATTGTACACCGGAAAGGCGCCACTCCTGCACATCAGGGAGAACTGGGAATTATTCCGGGAAGCATGGCTACCGCAGCTTATCTCGTGATGGGTAAAGGGGTTGAAAATTCTTTACATTCTGCAGCCCATGGAGCCGGAAGGGCAATGAGCAGGCAAAAAGCAAAGAACAATACTACTGCCTCTGCTTTGAAGAAAATGTTGGCAACTGCTGGCGTGACTTTAATTGGTGGCAGTGTAGAGGAGAATCCATTGGCCTATAAAGACATCGAAAGGGTGATGCATGCCCAGAAAGACCTGGTCGATGTACATGGAAAGTTCTTTCCAAAGATCGTTCGAATGAACAGGGATTAA
- a CDS encoding Lrp/AsnC ligand binding domain-containing protein produces MLKKESQNLEIDNLDIDILKQLMQDATKPYTEIAKDLIVSGGTIHVRMKKLQEMGIIKGSHLIIDAQKAGYDICAFLGIYLEKGIQYKDAVAQLSKIKEVVELHYTTGAYSMFAKIICRDTNHLRHVLNEEIQAVEGIQRTETLISLEESIRRQIEL; encoded by the coding sequence ATGCTTAAAAAAGAAAGCCAAAATTTAGAAATTGATAACCTGGATATTGACATTTTAAAACAGTTGATGCAGGATGCTACGAAACCCTATACAGAAATTGCTAAAGATCTGATCGTTTCGGGTGGAACGATCCATGTAAGGATGAAGAAACTTCAGGAAATGGGCATTATTAAAGGTTCTCATTTGATCATAGATGCGCAAAAGGCAGGCTATGACATCTGCGCCTTCTTAGGAATCTACCTGGAAAAAGGAATTCAGTATAAAGATGCAGTAGCACAATTGAGTAAGATTAAAGAAGTAGTAGAACTACATTATACCACCGGTGCCTATAGTATGTTTGCCAAAATCATCTGTAGAGATACCAACCATTTAAGACATGTCCTGAATGAAGAGATCCAGGCTGTTGAAGGGATCCAGCGTACGGAAACCCTGATTTCATTGGAAGAAAGCATCAGAAGGCAGATTGAATTGTAA